The genomic stretch GGCGATCGTGGACGAGGAGCAGGCGAGATGGGCGTCCCCAGCCGAGGCGATCGACGCGGGCGTCGACCGCCAGGAGGCTTTCGGTGAGCGTGTGGACGGCGTTGAAGGACAGCACTGCGGTCTCCTGTCGGGGTGGACACAGCGGAGGGACCCCGCAGCCGGGGTGGCTGCGGGGTCGTCCGGCGGGGGGGACTTCGGGCGAGGGTGGGGTCAGTGGCGCTGGCGGTCGCGGCTGCGGACCGTCGGCGTGCGGTGGGGCAGGTACTCGCGCACCCGGGTACCGCCGGCCTTGGCCTCGTACATGGCGCTGTCGGCCTCGGTCAGCAGTCGCCGGATGCTGGTGTCGGGGTAGCGGTTGTGGGTGTGGCCGACTGAGGCGGTCACGGGCAGGGTGGCGTTGACGACACGGATCGGCGCGGCGGCGATCACCTGCCACGCGGCGTGGGCGGCGGCTTCGGTGTCGTCGCGGTCGCCGTGCACGAGTAGGGCGAACTCGTCGCCGGAGAGCCGCGCCACGGCACGCACCGGTGCGGTGAGGCCGGCGAGGCGGCGGCCGATCTGGTGCAGGAGGTCGTTGCCGACTTCGTGTCCGAGGGTGTCGTTGACGGTCTTGAACCGGTTGAGGTCCAGCAGCACCACGCCGACCGCGGTGTCGTCGTCGAGGGCGGCGCGGAGCCGGTCGAGGAACATCCTGCGGTTGGGTAGTCCGGTGACCTCGTCGTGGGTGGCGTCGTAGCGGGCTGCCCGCAACGCCTGCCGTTGGCGCCACAGCGCGGTTGCGGCGAGGGCGAGGCCGGCGAGGATCCCGCCGACGCCGGCGAGCATCTGTTGCACGGTTTGCGACACTGATGTGGCTCCTTTGCATGAAGGAGCACCGGGGGTGGGCGGACAGCGGTCAAACTTGACGCCCGCCCCCGGGCTGCTCACGGATTGGGTGCCGGCTACTGCTCGGCGGGGGCGAGTTGAAAGGTGGCGGGCCGCTCGACGGTCCGCACGGCCTTGCCCTGGTTGACCAACTTGTCGGCGGCGTTGACGACCGCACCTGCCGATGCCTTCTTGGCGTCGGTGCCGGCGTTCGCGGCGTCGATGAGCTTGCACAACTCGCTGACCTTGTATGCCCGGTCGGGGTGGGCTTCGAGGACGTCGAGCACCGCCCCGGCCAGAGACCCCTTGCTGCGTCGACTCTTCGCATCCGTGACCGGCTCATCGGCGGCAGGTGCATCCCGCTCGGGCTCGTCCGCAGTGGGTCCTTCCCGCTCGGGTTCGTCGGCGGTGGGCGCGTCACGTTCGGGCTGGGCGGCGGGCGGCGGGTCCGTCTGGTCGTCGGCGGCGGCCATAGCGTGCCCGTGGACGTCGGCGGTGTCGGAGGAGTCTTCCTCGGCCGCCGACGTGGAGGCGTCCGCCGCGCCACCGGCTGTCGGCGTCTGCGAGGCGACGGTGGGTGGCCCGTCGGCGTTCTCCTCCTGCGGGGGATTCGTCGGCTGTTCAGAGGTCGGGGCGGAGGTGGCGGGCTGGGGTGGCGGGTTCTGGTGCGCGCCGACGGTGGCGACGCCGTCGGCGGTGAGGCGCCATACCGCTACCTTGCTGTCGGTGTGGACGCGCTCGGCCTTTCCGGTCGACTCCCACGCCCGCAGCTTCGCGGTGGCGGTGGAGTAGCCGAGGCCGGCGGTGTCGGCCACGGCGGCGGCGGTGGCCTCACCGAGGTCGGCGAGGGCGGCGAGGACCTTGAACATCGCGTGAGCCGGTACCGGCTCCGTCGTATCGGTCATGAGGTGGGTCCCTTCTGCGGTCGAGGTGGCACTGATCCACGCTTCGTTCGGGGCGTCGATCAAGTGCGATGCCCGGATGTCGGGATGGCACCCGGGGGGCGGTCCGGTGCAGGCCGTCAGGCCAGGTGTGGGCCTGCGGTGTCGCGTCACCGCTAAGGTCGGCGGCGGGTGGTGGTGCGCTCGCGGAGGCGGCCGGACAGCGCGGTGGTCTCCAGGCGAAGCCGGTCGCGCACGGGCATCCGGGTGGCCCGGCCTGGGGTGGCGGGCGCGGGGAGCCAGAGCCACCGGTAGGCGCCGATGCTGTAGTAGCCGTCGCGGTCGGGGTGGCAGCGGTCGTCGACGGTCAGGTCGACGGTGTCGCCGAGGTCGGTCTCTTCCAGCAGCACCAGGGTGGTGCCGTCGAAGCGCGGCAGCGGGTACTCCCCCGGCATCGTGGCGGCACGCCACGGCCCGGACAGGTGATCGACGATGCGTCGTGCGGTGCGCGGGTCGAAGCGGCAGATGAGGTGGTTGTCGTCGCCGGTGTCGTAGCCGTCGGCGACCAGCGCGGGATAGTCGAGATGGTCGACCTGCGGTGAGGTGACCATGCCCGGTCGCCAGCGCGTTCCCGGCGGGGTGATCTCGCCACGGTGGTCGGCGAACTCCACCTGCGCGAGACCGATCGTGGCGTTCGGTGGCACGTCGGTGTCGATCGCCATCCAGGAGTGTCCGAGGTCGGCTGCGGCGCGCAGCACGTCGATCAGTCGGCGCCCCTGCGGGTCGGGGTGTCGCAGGGGCAGGAAGAAGTGCTCGTCCGGTGCGGTGGGTTCGTCGACGCGTCGCCACGACGCGCCGTCGGCGACCTGCTCGACGCCGTAGGAGGTGAACCAGACGGGAACGCCGTTGGATCGCAGGTCGCCGCTGCTGCCTCGACGGCGCAGCGCCAGTGCGGGGGTGTTGTGTTCACCGGCCATGAGCTGAGCGCGCGTGAGGCGGCGGGTCGGGCAGGCGAGGGCGTGCTCCGCCAAGGGCAGCACGTCCTCGACGCGGAACCACAGTCGTGGGGACATGGTGGATAGACCTCCTCGAGTGGAAGGGGGAAATGGTGGGAAGAGGAACAGAGCGGCCTGTCTCAGGCCGTGGTGCAGTGGGGCACCCCTGGCCCGGGGCGCTCGGCCGTGAACGACTCTGTGGCCGGGCAGGCGGATGCGACCGCGCCAGGGCGGTCGGGCGTGGTGGGGGTGGGGAAGGTCTCCCGGTCAAGTGGCGGGCCCGGCATCTGCGGGTCACGGTGCGAGCCCCAGCGCGGCTGTGGGCGGGAGCGGGCTGTGGTCGAGGCGGGACACGCGCTTCGTGGCGTCGGACGAGAGCACCGGACGGCGCCCCTGGGGTCTGTGGGGTTTCGAGGTCAGGGGTGCCGTCCGGGCGGCGGGTGGTTCAGCGCGGGGCCCGGCGTGCGCGCAGGCGGCCGACGCCGACGGTGAGCGTGTTCGGGTCGACCATGATCAGGTTCGCGCCGTCGGTGACGCCTCGCGTGATGAGGTCCATCAGCTGCGGTCCGTCGCTGTCGAGCAGCGGCAAGTCCTGCGGATCAGTGATCTCCGGCAGTCGGACCGCGGGAACGGTCAGGTGGTGCAGCGCCCTGGCCAAGGCGGGTGCCGGATGATGCGCGCGGTCGAGGCCGTTACCGGCGAGCCAGACGAATCCGCCGTGGCGGAACAGTTGCAGCGCCGGCTCGGCGTCACGGCGACCACTCGCGCCCGTGCCCCGGGTGGGCTGGTTGCGGTCGGCGAGAACGGCATGCTGGGCGTGGGCGGCGACGGCGGGCAGGTCGAAGTACAGGAAGCGGGACATGATGCTCCTTCCAGCGGGGTGCGGGGAATGGGGCGGATTCCGGACGAGGCGGCACCCGTGCCTTTCGTTTGCGAGGCGCAGGTGTGTCGGCCTCTCCGGATGCGGTCGTGGCACAGGCTTGGCTCGAGCGGGTGGCTCGCCGGCGCTCCGGTAGGCGGGGGTTGGGTGAGCCACCGCGTCGAGTGCGGTTACGGCGTTCGCAGGTCGATGGCGAACAGCTGCTGCGTGCCGTGCAGGGACTGCAGGTGGTGGTGGGCCTGCTGCAGGTAGGTGATCCGGTCGGCGAAGAACGCGCTGGCCGGGTGCAGCCGGTGGCCGTCCTCGGTGAGCAGGGCGTCGGTGCATGACGCCCACAGGGCGTGGTAGTTGGCGTAGGCGCTGGCGCCGGCCTGGAAGATCTCCAGGTCCGCCACCTCCAGGCCCGGGCCGTACGCGGTGGCGTTGTGCATGCGCATGGCCTGCACCCGCGGCTGCCGGTGGAACTCGGCGGTCGCGAGGTGCATCGGGTAGTCCGACGGGTCGGTCAGGTGCCGTTGGAGGAACACCGCCCACGGGGTGGCCGGCCGGGTGCCGGCGACGACGTGGGACCACTGTTGGTGGCGTAGGACCGCGCCCATGTGCGCGGCGTGTCCCATGCCGGTGAGGTCGAGCAGACGCACCGGGCCGCCAGCGCAGCACTGCGGGCCCGTCGTGGCCTTCTGCCAGTCGATGAGGTGGCGGCGCTGCCAGGGCCGCAGAGTCGGGGTGGCCCAGAACCTGCGGCAGCTGGTGCCGCCCACGCCGAGGTGACGGTCCAGGTTGCGGGTGCTGGCGTGCAGGACCGCGGTGAGGTCGTCGGAGACGCAGACGATCATCTGGCGGATGACCGCCTGCGGCACGACCACGGGACGCGGGTTCGTCTTCTTCGGTCGCTCGGCGGGCGGTGGCGTGAGGCGCTGCACGCGGCTGCCGTGACGGGTCAGCGCGGTGC from Micromonospora craniellae encodes the following:
- a CDS encoding GGDEF domain-containing protein, giving the protein MSQTVQQMLAGVGGILAGLALAATALWRQRQALRAARYDATHDEVTGLPNRRMFLDRLRAALDDDTAVGVVLLDLNRFKTVNDTLGHEVGNDLLHQIGRRLAGLTAPVRAVARLSGDEFALLVHGDRDDTEAAAHAAWQVIAAAPIRVVNATLPVTASVGHTHNRYPDTSIRRLLTEADSAMYEAKAGGTRVREYLPHRTPTVRSRDRQRH
- a CDS encoding MarR family transcriptional regulator → MTDTTEPVPAHAMFKVLAALADLGEATAAAVADTAGLGYSTATAKLRAWESTGKAERVHTDSKVAVWRLTADGVATVGAHQNPPPQPATSAPTSEQPTNPPQEENADGPPTVASQTPTAGGAADASTSAAEEDSSDTADVHGHAMAAADDQTDPPPAAQPERDAPTADEPEREGPTADEPERDAPAADEPVTDAKSRRSKGSLAGAVLDVLEAHPDRAYKVSELCKLIDAANAGTDAKKASAGAVVNAADKLVNQGKAVRTVERPATFQLAPAEQ
- a CDS encoding ubiquitin family protein — its product is MSPRLWFRVEDVLPLAEHALACPTRRLTRAQLMAGEHNTPALALRRRGSSGDLRSNGVPVWFTSYGVEQVADGASWRRVDEPTAPDEHFFLPLRHPDPQGRRLIDVLRAAADLGHSWMAIDTDVPPNATIGLAQVEFADHRGEITPPGTRWRPGMVTSPQVDHLDYPALVADGYDTGDDNHLICRFDPRTARRIVDHLSGPWRAATMPGEYPLPRFDGTTLVLLEETDLGDTVDLTVDDRCHPDRDGYYSIGAYRWLWLPAPATPGRATRMPVRDRLRLETTALSGRLRERTTTRRRP